A genomic region of Roseateles amylovorans contains the following coding sequences:
- a CDS encoding flagellar basal body L-ring protein FlgH, with protein sequence MSDLNHTAGPAAGHAASDASRNAIQHAAPNVPHRDALTRSAAALLVLLATGCASREPILVQDPIHVMPPPEAAYVERVNNGAIYQPQMSAASLFTTERRARQVGDSLKVAISESLNANQKSKTDTSRDNKLTVKGPGGSSPIGLIDKLLKADASAGGSDAYKGSGDTEASSSITGQMAVSVINVLPNGHLVVAGERSVAMNGGMNTLRFSGIVNPQDIRIGNQVQSADVVNARMELVGRGEVSDAARRSWLQRVLTSSLAIW encoded by the coding sequence ATGTCCGACCTGAACCATACAGCCGGCCCGGCCGCAGGCCACGCAGCCAGTGACGCGTCCCGCAATGCCATCCAACACGCGGCCCCGAACGTCCCGCACCGCGACGCCCTCACACGAAGCGCCGCTGCGCTGCTTGTGTTGCTGGCCACCGGTTGCGCCTCGCGCGAGCCGATCCTGGTGCAGGACCCGATCCACGTGATGCCGCCGCCGGAAGCGGCCTATGTGGAGCGGGTCAACAACGGCGCGATCTACCAGCCGCAGATGTCGGCCGCCTCGCTGTTCACCACCGAGCGTCGCGCCCGGCAGGTCGGCGACTCGCTCAAGGTGGCGATCAGCGAATCGCTCAATGCCAACCAGAAGAGCAAGACCGACACCAGCCGCGACAACAAGCTGACGGTGAAGGGACCCGGAGGCTCCAGCCCCATCGGCCTGATCGACAAGCTGCTCAAGGCCGATGCCTCCGCCGGCGGCAGTGATGCCTACAAGGGCAGCGGCGACACCGAAGCCAGCAGCAGCATCACCGGCCAGATGGCGGTCTCGGTGATCAATGTGCTGCCCAACGGCCATCTGGTCGTTGCCGGCGAGCGCAGCGTGGCGATGAACGGCGGGATGAACACGCTGCGCTTCTCCGGCATCGTCAATCCGCAGGACATCCGCATCGGCAACCAGGTGCAGTCTGCCGACGTGGTGAACGCCCGCATGGAGCTGGTCGGGCGCGGCGAGGTGTCCGACGCCGCCCGGCGCAGTTGGCTGCAACGGGTGCTGACCTCCAGCCTGGCGATCTGGTGA